One genomic window of Mycolicibacterium neoaurum includes the following:
- a CDS encoding carbonic anhydrase: protein MTSDVTMSATDATAIWQQLRAGQPKTGTGPLAAVFRCADAGISSDTVFGQSAGSIVDISTWGHTVDTSVLASIEYAVDALEVPLVVVLGHDDCPAMQAALQAWKNAQLPDGAMRTAVENALLSVVRRGAAADCVASVTSAHIIDTATSLVQRSPALARKIDHHEVGIVCATVSPGNHDITVHATLGAVRTDDSVLERI, encoded by the coding sequence ATGACCAGTGACGTGACCATGAGCGCGACCGATGCTACGGCGATCTGGCAGCAGCTGAGGGCCGGGCAACCCAAGACCGGAACCGGACCGCTGGCAGCGGTGTTCCGCTGTGCCGATGCCGGCATCAGTAGTGACACGGTGTTCGGGCAATCTGCCGGATCAATTGTGGATATCAGTACCTGGGGCCACACGGTCGACACCAGCGTGCTGGCCAGCATCGAGTACGCGGTCGACGCACTCGAAGTTCCCCTGGTGGTGGTCCTCGGCCATGACGACTGCCCTGCCATGCAGGCCGCGCTGCAGGCCTGGAAGAACGCGCAATTGCCTGACGGTGCGATGCGCACTGCGGTGGAGAACGCGCTGCTGTCGGTGGTGCGTCGCGGCGCCGCCGCCGATTGTGTGGCGTCGGTGACCTCGGCGCACATCATCGACACCGCAACGTCGTTGGTGCAGCGCTCACCTGCTCTCGCCCGCAAGATCGATCACCATGAGGTCGGGATCGTCTGCGCCACCGTCTCCCCCGGCAACCATGACATCACGGTGCACGCCACCCTCGGTGCGGTGCGGACCGACGATTCCGTCCTCGAGCGCATCTGA
- a CDS encoding P-II family nitrogen regulator, producing the protein MTTTLARMTKVEVVVSGQDAAAVRDVITGVGATGFTSVSGVSGLGHHGYHQGRLLFNQQATLELIITVVPDDKVEALLAGLRRLLDASPGVLFVTETYVSRPEYFS; encoded by the coding sequence ATGACAACCACCCTCGCCCGGATGACGAAAGTCGAAGTCGTCGTCTCCGGCCAGGACGCGGCCGCGGTGCGCGACGTGATCACCGGAGTCGGCGCCACCGGTTTCACCAGCGTGTCCGGCGTGTCCGGGCTGGGCCATCACGGCTACCACCAGGGACGCCTGCTGTTCAACCAACAGGCGACGCTCGAACTGATCATCACCGTGGTGCCCGATGACAAGGTCGAGGCACTGCTGGCCGGACTGCGCAGGCTGCTCGATGCCTCACCCGGCGTGCTGTTCGTGACGGAGACCTACGTCAGCCGCCCCGAGTACTTCAGCTGA
- a CDS encoding DUF2309 domain-containing protein, with the protein MTTTDIAARRAQLRSDIRIAARALPTHHPLGTFIAVNPLAGLQNMPFEQAIRRASDVYGMRGSLSENVFRALYRQGRITDTDLDAVLLRRHPNLADEPDVRLAERNVAAIDILRADLLHGHAAPEPQRRFTTRAEQASHELADDIDAYAATWCAAFLGGGSWAMPDHAEGFYTAWRKSIRHDRTLSRAARRKLRAAPERPDDAVLNALEVLRIGDEDRVVYLQAHLTRLPGWAAHIQWGADRAAGIDLLQYLALRLQLEATLVQQPSRTAVAEALRSPAPTARERAHHLLALWHEGTFDETEQATVARILATVPVAVREVLWQQAFEGHYQDQLLSALTKADADREVDAVPVHAQVVTCIDTRSEGLRRHLESHGGYQTFGFAGFFAVAIRFTGLLGGDPMDLCPVLISPRHQVSEKPAGDVRRHVAGVTGLAAAESSFHTAKHSHTGSFTLAEAAGFLAAPLAAAKTAAPAASGTIRRRLREWVAPTPPTVLAVSDMPVSERVLFAQALFQSIGLTDNFARLLVLCGHHSTTENNPYQASLDCGACGGQGGAPNARTAALILNDPEVRAGLRASGIAVPDDTVVIAAVHDTTTDRVTILDEHLIPPGHRADIDRLKTHLALAGEALAGERCAVLPGAPRRRSSARAARHVEKRSLDWAQVYPEWGLAGNAAFIIGPRDITTGIDLHRRVFLHSYEAEVDADGTALENIMTAPLVVAQWINCQYYFSTVAPDTFGAGSKTIHNVVGDAGVLAGHAGDLRLGLPRQSVQFADRLIHEPQRLLAVVQAPLARIDAIIDRNPSLKQLFDNDWVYLAARQDARHSWHRRTRNGWRSWDDNALAATTFDKEMIR; encoded by the coding sequence ATGACAACGACCGATATCGCCGCACGGCGGGCTCAGCTCCGCAGTGACATCCGAATCGCTGCGCGGGCACTACCCACTCATCATCCCCTCGGTACCTTCATCGCGGTCAATCCGCTCGCCGGTCTGCAGAACATGCCCTTCGAACAGGCCATCCGGCGCGCAAGCGATGTCTACGGGATGCGGGGAAGCCTGTCGGAAAACGTCTTTCGAGCGCTGTACCGGCAGGGTCGCATCACTGACACCGATCTCGACGCGGTACTGCTGAGGCGGCACCCCAATTTGGCGGACGAACCGGACGTCCGGCTGGCCGAGCGCAACGTCGCAGCCATCGACATCCTGCGAGCCGATCTGCTTCATGGCCACGCCGCACCGGAACCGCAGCGCCGCTTCACAACCCGTGCCGAGCAGGCCTCACACGAGCTCGCTGACGATATCGACGCATACGCTGCCACCTGGTGCGCGGCCTTCCTCGGTGGCGGCAGTTGGGCCATGCCAGACCACGCGGAGGGCTTCTATACCGCCTGGCGGAAATCGATACGCCACGACCGGACCTTGTCCCGCGCGGCACGCCGCAAGCTGCGTGCGGCACCGGAACGGCCGGACGACGCCGTACTGAACGCGCTGGAGGTTCTGCGTATCGGCGATGAGGATCGCGTCGTTTATCTGCAGGCGCATCTGACCCGCTTGCCGGGATGGGCAGCCCATATTCAGTGGGGTGCCGACCGGGCGGCGGGGATCGATCTGCTGCAGTATCTGGCGCTCCGGTTGCAACTGGAGGCCACGTTGGTGCAACAGCCGTCGAGAACAGCGGTGGCCGAAGCACTCCGCTCGCCGGCGCCTACCGCGCGTGAGCGCGCGCACCACCTTCTGGCGCTCTGGCACGAAGGGACGTTTGATGAGACCGAACAGGCGACCGTGGCAAGGATTCTGGCCACGGTCCCGGTCGCTGTCCGGGAAGTCCTGTGGCAGCAGGCGTTTGAAGGCCACTATCAGGATCAGTTACTGAGTGCGCTGACAAAGGCGGATGCCGACAGGGAAGTCGATGCCGTGCCTGTGCACGCCCAGGTGGTCACCTGCATCGACACCCGTTCGGAGGGGTTGCGCAGGCATCTGGAGAGCCACGGCGGCTATCAGACGTTCGGCTTCGCCGGTTTCTTCGCCGTCGCCATCCGGTTCACCGGTCTGCTCGGCGGGGATCCGATGGATCTTTGCCCGGTGCTCATCTCACCCCGTCACCAGGTATCCGAGAAGCCGGCGGGCGATGTGCGTCGGCACGTTGCCGGAGTCACCGGCCTGGCCGCGGCCGAATCGTCATTCCACACCGCGAAGCACTCGCACACGGGGTCCTTCACCCTCGCCGAGGCGGCCGGTTTTCTGGCCGCCCCCCTTGCCGCGGCCAAAACCGCTGCCCCGGCCGCCAGCGGGACAATCCGCAGGCGCCTGCGTGAGTGGGTTGCGCCGACACCGCCGACCGTGCTGGCGGTGAGCGATATGCCGGTGTCCGAGCGAGTTCTGTTCGCCCAGGCGCTCTTCCAGTCGATCGGACTGACCGACAATTTCGCTCGGCTGCTGGTGCTCTGCGGCCATCACAGCACCACCGAGAACAACCCATATCAAGCGTCGTTGGATTGCGGGGCCTGCGGCGGGCAGGGCGGGGCCCCGAACGCGCGCACTGCCGCGCTGATCCTCAACGATCCCGAGGTTCGTGCCGGGCTGCGTGCTTCGGGGATCGCTGTTCCCGACGACACCGTCGTCATCGCCGCTGTACACGACACCACCACTGACCGCGTCACGATACTCGACGAGCATCTGATCCCGCCGGGGCACCGGGCCGATATCGACCGGCTCAAAACACATCTCGCCCTCGCCGGTGAGGCCCTTGCCGGCGAGCGGTGTGCCGTTCTGCCGGGCGCACCCCGGCGGCGCTCATCGGCCAGAGCGGCCCGGCACGTCGAAAAGCGCTCGCTGGACTGGGCTCAGGTGTATCCGGAGTGGGGTCTGGCGGGCAACGCAGCCTTCATCATCGGTCCGCGGGACATCACCACCGGAATCGATCTGCATCGCCGGGTATTCCTGCACTCCTATGAGGCCGAAGTCGACGCCGACGGGACCGCATTGGAGAACATCATGACTGCGCCCCTGGTCGTGGCGCAGTGGATCAACTGCCAGTACTACTTCTCGACGGTGGCCCCCGACACCTTCGGTGCAGGCAGCAAGACGATCCACAACGTCGTGGGTGATGCCGGTGTGCTGGCCGGGCATGCGGGTGATCTGCGTCTGGGTTTGCCGCGGCAGTCGGTGCAGTTCGCCGACCGTCTGATCCACGAACCTCAACGGTTGCTTGCCGTCGTCCAGGCGCCGCTGGCACGGATCGACGCGATCATCGACCGAAACCCATCGTTGAAGCAGTTGTTCGACAACGACTGGGTGTACCTGGCCGCACGCCAGGACGCCCGCCACAGCTGGCACCGCCGGACCCGTAACGGCTGGCGGTCCTGGGATGACAATGCCTTAGCGGCAACCACTTTCGACAAGGAGATGATTCGATGA
- a CDS encoding proton-conducting transporter membrane subunit, producing MLELALKPPLLTLLIALLAVAALAATVGRRAPVIVGRLGTSVAVVGVLVAIAGLASAPERLGAALLVLVFGVSAIAQGYAVRYLAGDDRSHWFSCGATLLTAASVVMATSTTMVALAIGWTAVGLALCLLLATYRELPAARDGVRRTAQAFALGDGALWVGVGLHQLDAGRSAPAVAVLIAIAALSRSAQIPFHRWLPATLAAPTPVSALLHAGVVNGGGVLLVKLADLATPPAAGIIIVVGIASMAYGVLMMLVRPDIKGALAYSTMAQMGFMMLTCGLGLWAAAVIHLIGHGFYKATLFLSSGTAIARHRRHHMRAAPAGLGRRAAWCLAVTAALLPLSALATGAAISAAWQEGHAAELALLVFAWLAGAAATWGWLRRQPTALGVLGATAVMFVAAVAYVTTIGTVSRYLAPALPESTASPMTVWVVMVGGLAVLGTLASVRTWPRARGVQRALYTHAISAGTLHPTGAHR from the coding sequence ATGTTGGAGCTCGCCTTGAAGCCACCCTTACTGACACTGCTCATCGCGCTGCTGGCGGTGGCTGCACTGGCCGCGACCGTCGGCCGACGCGCACCGGTGATCGTCGGACGGTTGGGCACATCGGTCGCCGTCGTCGGTGTGCTCGTGGCAATCGCGGGATTGGCCTCGGCGCCCGAACGACTCGGGGCAGCACTGTTGGTACTGGTATTCGGTGTAAGCGCCATCGCGCAGGGTTACGCAGTGCGTTACCTGGCCGGTGATGATCGATCACACTGGTTCTCCTGCGGTGCAACACTTCTCACAGCCGCGTCGGTGGTCATGGCGACTTCGACCACGATGGTGGCTCTGGCAATCGGGTGGACCGCAGTCGGGCTGGCGCTGTGCCTGCTGTTGGCCACTTATCGCGAACTGCCTGCCGCGCGCGATGGTGTTCGCCGCACCGCGCAGGCATTCGCGCTCGGCGACGGCGCGCTATGGGTCGGGGTCGGACTGCACCAACTGGACGCCGGTCGTTCCGCACCCGCTGTCGCGGTACTGATCGCCATCGCCGCACTCTCCCGCAGCGCGCAGATACCCTTTCATCGCTGGCTGCCGGCCACTCTCGCGGCACCCACGCCGGTGTCTGCTCTTCTACACGCCGGAGTGGTCAACGGCGGCGGAGTGCTACTGGTCAAGCTCGCCGACCTGGCAACCCCGCCGGCGGCCGGGATCATCATCGTTGTCGGCATCGCTTCCATGGCCTATGGCGTCCTGATGATGCTCGTGCGACCGGATATCAAAGGAGCGCTGGCCTATTCGACCATGGCCCAGATGGGCTTCATGATGCTCACCTGCGGCTTGGGACTCTGGGCGGCCGCGGTGATCCACCTGATCGGACACGGGTTCTACAAGGCCACGTTGTTTCTGTCCTCCGGCACGGCAATCGCCCGGCATCGGCGACACCATATGCGCGCAGCGCCTGCGGGGCTCGGTCGCCGCGCCGCATGGTGTCTCGCTGTGACCGCGGCACTGCTGCCGCTGAGCGCACTGGCCACCGGAGCTGCGATATCAGCGGCCTGGCAGGAAGGGCACGCCGCCGAACTCGCCTTGCTGGTCTTCGCGTGGTTGGCCGGTGCCGCCGCAACGTGGGGGTGGCTGCGCAGGCAGCCCACCGCGCTCGGTGTTCTCGGAGCGACGGCGGTGATGTTTGTCGCCGCGGTGGCCTATGTGACGACGATCGGCACCGTCAGCAGATATCTGGCTCCCGCGCTACCGGAATCGACCGCATCACCGATGACGGTGTGGGTGGTGATGGTCGGCGGCCTGGCCGTGCTCGGCACCCTGGCATCGGTGCGGACCTGGCCCCGTGCCCGCGGCGTTCAACGAGCCCTCTACACCCACGCGATCAGCGCCGGAACCCTTCATCCGACAGGAGCACATCGATGA
- a CDS encoding ArsR family transcriptional regulator has translation MPASRKSTEKAAAPRKAAAPATAQPAVAPQRTWTFLTNHAHVLLCLAQGESLTARELSVLIGITERSVQAILADLIADGYLKKSKVGRRNRYSVNRSGRLRHPLESAHSVGQLIDALS, from the coding sequence ATGCCTGCGTCCCGGAAGAGCACAGAGAAGGCAGCGGCACCGCGGAAGGCGGCCGCGCCCGCGACCGCGCAACCCGCGGTCGCGCCACAGCGCACATGGACATTTCTGACCAACCACGCCCATGTGCTGTTGTGTCTGGCGCAGGGGGAGTCGCTGACGGCGCGGGAGCTGAGCGTGCTGATCGGCATCACCGAGCGCTCGGTGCAAGCAATCCTCGCCGACCTGATCGCCGATGGCTACCTGAAGAAGTCCAAGGTCGGGCGGCGCAATCGCTACAGCGTCAACCGGTCAGGACGCCTGCGCCACCCGCTGGAGTCGGCACACAGTGTGGGTCAGCTGATCGACGCCCTCAGCTGA
- a CDS encoding alpha/beta hydrolase, which produces MSEPTPHRPSRRLATFQKLALLAASKARGPHDVDRTRTITRSMEMRQRRARGVEEHTATVADVPVRWFRPVGAGRGLIFHVHGGAFVAGSSVAARSHSGLARSSSAELVSVDYRLAPEHPFPAALDDLWAVYSQVSRGRPTIIIGESAGGGLALSLTRRVLDERTEPPKSLVTLFPWADLTNVSDSFLSNEHRDLLSRAGLNRSAAAYAGDHELTAPLVSPLYGSFAGFPPTLIIVGTHDCLLDDSRNTAARMHAAGVDTTLVEVPGGFHGFILLPVPEADAARQRIASFVKTALADR; this is translated from the coding sequence ATGTCAGAACCCACGCCGCACCGTCCCAGCCGTCGGCTGGCCACTTTTCAGAAGCTCGCGCTGTTGGCGGCATCGAAGGCACGCGGCCCCCACGACGTCGACAGAACACGCACGATCACCCGTTCGATGGAGATGCGCCAGCGCCGTGCGCGCGGAGTCGAGGAACACACCGCTACGGTGGCCGATGTTCCCGTTCGCTGGTTTCGTCCGGTTGGTGCCGGCCGAGGGTTGATCTTCCATGTGCACGGCGGGGCTTTTGTCGCAGGTAGTTCTGTGGCGGCGCGCTCACATAGCGGGTTGGCGCGTTCCAGCAGTGCAGAACTGGTCAGTGTCGATTACCGGCTTGCGCCGGAGCATCCGTTCCCGGCCGCGCTCGATGACCTGTGGGCGGTGTACTCGCAGGTGTCGCGCGGTCGACCGACGATCATCATCGGCGAGTCCGCCGGGGGTGGACTCGCCCTGTCCCTGACGCGGCGAGTCCTCGACGAGAGGACCGAGCCGCCCAAGTCGCTGGTAACCCTGTTTCCCTGGGCCGATCTGACCAACGTCTCCGACAGCTTCCTGTCCAACGAACACCGCGATCTTTTGTCCCGCGCGGGACTGAACCGCAGTGCCGCCGCGTATGCGGGCGACCACGAGCTGACGGCGCCGCTGGTCTCACCGCTGTACGGCTCATTCGCCGGCTTTCCGCCCACGCTCATCATTGTCGGCACGCACGATTGTCTGCTCGATGATTCACGCAATACCGCCGCCCGCATGCACGCCGCCGGCGTCGACACCACTCTCGTGGAGGTGCCCGGCGGATTCCACGGATTCATCCTGCTACCGGTTCCGGAAGCCGACGCAGCCAGGCAACGCATCGCGTCCTTTGTGAAGACGGCTCTCGCCGATCGGTGA
- a CDS encoding GAP family protein, translated as MWAELMSLAVVVAVSPASVVPAILMLHTPRPLAAGWSFATGWVLSLMVATGLFVQLSGRLATAGGSAPEWVRPATMALAVLLVLAGVVTWVRRGRSTRAPVWLRGLDSVTAWRALAAAPVLAIVNPKVLSVCAAAGFSIGSTDGVNALAEMAAFAVMAGLTVILPVLSYAIWRERMEGPLHRLRVVLERHNAAILAVVLVAVGSMLLLNAA; from the coding sequence ATGTGGGCTGAGCTGATGTCGCTGGCCGTAGTCGTCGCAGTATCACCCGCATCGGTGGTTCCTGCGATCCTGATGCTGCACACACCGCGGCCACTGGCAGCCGGGTGGTCGTTCGCCACAGGATGGGTGCTGTCCCTGATGGTGGCAACAGGTCTGTTCGTGCAACTATCCGGGAGACTGGCCACGGCAGGAGGTTCCGCGCCCGAGTGGGTACGACCCGCCACCATGGCGTTGGCTGTGCTCCTCGTCCTGGCCGGCGTTGTCACATGGGTTCGTCGTGGGCGGAGCACTCGGGCACCGGTCTGGCTACGCGGATTGGATTCCGTCACCGCGTGGCGGGCGCTCGCGGCGGCCCCCGTTCTGGCGATCGTGAATCCCAAAGTGTTGTCCGTTTGTGCCGCAGCAGGTTTCAGCATCGGATCAACCGATGGCGTGAACGCGTTGGCGGAAATGGCCGCGTTCGCCGTGATGGCTGGTCTGACCGTGATCTTGCCGGTGCTGAGTTACGCGATCTGGCGCGAACGCATGGAAGGGCCCTTGCACCGTCTCCGTGTCGTCCTTGAGCGACACAACGCCGCGATCCTCGCGGTGGTTCTCGTCGCCGTCGGGTCGATGTTGTTACTGAACGCCGCTTGA
- a CDS encoding helix-turn-helix domain-containing protein → MRVILRRLRPATSAQPTSDTLAATRSTGKQPNLIHVPLAVDKYDQSMPMESDRIGEPVRRRGRNSSGEATRIKLITVAETMFADRGIAAVSLNEIRLAAGQSNAAAVNYHFGSKDDLIKAILEYRLERIDRDRGRILDDALSARRPPELRSVLQALVLPQIDSINRGERHVELVTQLMFHGYAEPGGPAWILADPAMTEHGQRLNQILWQHLSDLSDVVAAARLRFVYTSCLNAVADHQRQRATVAGAPPTAVFAADLIDSLTAVIRAPASTYTADTLQP, encoded by the coding sequence ATGCGGGTGATACTGCGACGACTACGGCCAGCGACATCAGCTCAGCCCACATCGGACACCCTCGCCGCCACGCGGTCGACCGGCAAACAACCAAACCTCATTCATGTACCCCTCGCCGTTGATAAGTACGATCAGTCAATGCCCATGGAGTCCGACCGCATCGGGGAACCGGTGCGCAGACGCGGCCGCAACAGCAGCGGAGAAGCGACGCGCATCAAGCTCATCACTGTCGCGGAGACGATGTTCGCCGATCGAGGGATCGCGGCCGTGAGCCTCAACGAGATCAGACTTGCTGCCGGACAAAGCAACGCCGCGGCGGTGAACTATCACTTCGGGTCCAAGGATGACCTCATCAAGGCGATTCTGGAGTACCGTCTCGAACGCATCGACAGAGATCGCGGACGCATTCTCGACGACGCTCTTTCGGCGCGTCGACCGCCCGAACTCAGGAGCGTGCTCCAAGCTTTGGTCCTTCCGCAGATCGACAGCATCAACCGAGGAGAGCGGCATGTCGAGCTGGTAACCCAGCTGATGTTCCACGGATACGCCGAACCGGGCGGGCCTGCGTGGATTCTTGCCGATCCGGCCATGACCGAGCATGGTCAACGGCTCAACCAGATTCTCTGGCAGCATCTTTCGGACCTATCTGACGTCGTCGCAGCGGCGCGTCTTCGTTTCGTCTACACCAGTTGTCTGAACGCAGTCGCTGACCACCAGCGCCAACGCGCAACCGTGGCCGGTGCACCGCCGACGGCCGTGTTCGCGGCCGACCTCATCGATTCACTGACCGCGGTCATCCGCGCACCGGCATCGACGTACACCGCCGACACCTTGCAACCTTGA
- a CDS encoding arylsulfatase, translating to MNARSDRPNVVMIVLDDLGFAQLGCYGSDIRTPAIDRLARNGLRYNRFHVTGLCSPTRAALLTGRNHHSVGMGFLADIPTAHAGYTGKIPDSTPTLPRILRDSGWSTMAVGKWHLAPRGERTSAGPFSRWPLGLGFERYYGFLLGDANHWDPQLVRDNSYIDGPDVRPAGYHLTEDLTDEAISMVVSQQQSAPGKPFILYFATGAMHSPHHVHKEWADRYTGQFDIGWDAWRRGVFERQLAEGVVPAGTTLTDRPGWVPDWNNLSDDERAVYARMHEVYAGFLSHTDSQIDRLLTALEQLDVLDDTLVLIMSDNGASAEGGVAGTSNEHRFTHRVQESAADNLDQLTDWGGTAGYPHYAWGWAWAGNTPFRLWKRYAWLGGTRVPLIAHWPRGIRGGGAVRPQFAHAIDIMPTILDACGIRPPKPTSAAVDSAMHGASFLTTFDDAAAPAPRSTQYFEVVGSRSIIADGWKATTDHVSHGVMDEETLLDGSRDFAADRWSLFHPDDFSEADDIAATHPGVVSRLSAFWDREAARHEVNPLTDSLVARAADMVWPDFPPGQRVVLRPEGGPVVDEALPLLYSRMTADIEIPPEGAHGVLFAIGNWTGGLAAYVIGSRLHIAIAAPGGDIRVQSDRVLMGGRHSAGCRLHRLGDGTRVEAVIDDAVAGSVFTPLTLPHVWQHGGTALILGRDRGMPVCADYRPPFEWNGRLYSVTVESDLDSLPGRELLEAALKSE from the coding sequence GTGAACGCACGATCTGATCGTCCCAATGTGGTGATGATCGTCCTGGACGACCTCGGCTTCGCCCAGCTGGGCTGTTACGGCTCCGACATCCGTACTCCGGCCATTGATCGCTTGGCCAGAAATGGTCTCCGGTACAACCGCTTTCACGTCACCGGCCTGTGTTCGCCTACACGGGCCGCATTGCTCACCGGCCGAAACCACCATTCGGTCGGGATGGGCTTTCTCGCCGACATCCCGACCGCGCACGCGGGTTACACCGGCAAGATCCCGGACTCGACGCCGACCCTGCCGCGCATACTCCGGGATTCTGGCTGGAGCACGATGGCCGTCGGAAAATGGCATCTGGCGCCCCGTGGCGAGCGGACGAGCGCCGGTCCGTTCAGCCGTTGGCCATTGGGACTCGGGTTCGAGCGTTACTACGGATTTCTGCTCGGCGATGCCAACCACTGGGACCCGCAACTGGTACGCGACAACAGCTATATCGACGGGCCCGATGTGCGCCCAGCGGGTTACCACTTGACCGAAGACCTCACCGACGAGGCGATTTCCATGGTGGTGAGCCAGCAACAGTCCGCGCCGGGCAAACCGTTCATTCTCTACTTCGCCACCGGGGCCATGCACTCACCGCATCATGTGCACAAGGAATGGGCGGACAGGTACACAGGGCAGTTCGACATCGGCTGGGACGCCTGGCGGCGCGGAGTATTCGAACGCCAGCTTGCCGAGGGCGTCGTGCCCGCAGGCACCACCCTCACCGATCGGCCCGGATGGGTCCCCGACTGGAACAACCTCAGCGACGACGAACGCGCCGTGTACGCGCGGATGCACGAGGTCTACGCGGGATTTCTCAGCCATACCGACAGCCAGATCGACCGATTGCTCACGGCTTTGGAACAACTCGATGTCCTCGATGACACCCTCGTCCTGATCATGAGCGACAACGGGGCCAGCGCGGAGGGCGGTGTCGCGGGAACCAGCAACGAACACCGATTCACCCATCGGGTGCAGGAATCAGCGGCCGACAACCTCGATCAGCTGACCGACTGGGGCGGAACGGCGGGATACCCCCACTATGCGTGGGGCTGGGCATGGGCCGGTAACACACCCTTTCGACTGTGGAAGCGGTATGCGTGGCTCGGCGGTACGCGCGTACCGCTCATCGCGCACTGGCCCCGTGGCATCCGCGGCGGTGGCGCGGTCCGCCCACAGTTCGCACACGCTATAGACATCATGCCGACGATCTTGGATGCCTGCGGAATCCGACCGCCGAAGCCTACTTCGGCCGCGGTCGACAGCGCGATGCACGGCGCAAGCTTCCTGACGACCTTCGACGATGCGGCGGCGCCGGCACCCCGATCCACTCAGTACTTCGAGGTAGTCGGTTCTCGCTCCATCATCGCCGACGGCTGGAAGGCCACGACCGACCATGTGAGCCACGGCGTCATGGACGAGGAGACATTGCTCGATGGCAGCCGTGACTTCGCCGCAGACCGGTGGTCGTTGTTTCACCCCGACGACTTCTCGGAAGCCGACGATATCGCTGCGACACACCCTGGCGTGGTTTCGCGCTTGAGCGCTTTCTGGGACCGTGAAGCCGCCCGCCATGAGGTGAATCCGCTGACCGACTCATTGGTGGCCCGAGCAGCAGACATGGTGTGGCCCGACTTCCCACCCGGCCAGCGTGTGGTGTTGAGACCCGAGGGCGGACCCGTCGTCGATGAGGCGCTCCCCTTGTTGTACAGCCGCATGACCGCCGACATCGAGATTCCTCCCGAAGGCGCCCACGGGGTGCTGTTCGCGATCGGCAACTGGACCGGCGGGCTCGCGGCATACGTGATCGGCTCCAGACTGCATATCGCCATCGCCGCACCCGGTGGCGACATTCGAGTGCAATCGGACCGAGTGCTGATGGGCGGCCGGCACAGCGCGGGTTGTCGGCTTCATCGCCTCGGCGACGGGACGCGGGTGGAAGCGGTGATCGACGATGCTGTCGCAGGATCGGTGTTCACACCGTTGACGCTGCCGCACGTCTGGCAGCACGGCGGAACAGCATTGATCCTGGGACGGGATCGCGGCATGCCGGTCTGCGCCGACTACCGGCCACCTTTCGAGTGGAATGGCCGATTGTATTCGGTGACAGTCGAATCCGATCTGGACTCGCTACCGGGCAGGGAACTTCTCGAGGCTGCGCTCAAGTCAGAGTGA
- a CDS encoding (2Fe-2S) ferredoxin domain-containing protein: MPLDRTRPSVTVCRGCCCGTAKKHPRIDHEAQLAELRDLVRDIADLRVTDCLGPCERSNVLVVSPSSGGRRRGGRATWLGDVLEDHAGSAIADWLRDGGPGVVDLPPGLRRHRFDRPKNA, encoded by the coding sequence GTGCCGTTGGACCGAACCCGACCCAGCGTCACCGTGTGCCGTGGGTGTTGCTGCGGCACGGCCAAGAAGCACCCGCGTATCGACCACGAGGCCCAACTTGCCGAACTTCGCGATTTGGTTCGAGACATCGCCGATCTGCGGGTGACGGATTGCCTTGGCCCGTGCGAGCGTTCGAACGTCCTGGTGGTTTCGCCGTCGAGTGGTGGGCGCCGCCGGGGCGGGCGGGCGACCTGGCTCGGGGATGTACTGGAGGACCACGCGGGATCGGCTATTGCCGACTGGCTGCGTGACGGTGGGCCCGGTGTCGTCGATCTCCCACCGGGCCTACGACGCCACCGCTTCGACAGGCCGAAGAACGCGTGA